CCCGCGATCGCGGCGGTCAGCACGCCGGGTCGCACCGATGACGCGCCGAGCGCGTACCCGGCCGCGGCCGTCAAGAGGACCATCAAGACGATGCGCGCCTTCGAGAGAACGAGCCAGTCGGCGAGGCGCAAGCGCGACGGGACGCCGGCCGCGATTCCGTCGACGAACCGCTTCGGGCGCAACTCCGCGTTCACCGCGGCGGGTCCGGCTCGTTCGGCGTGCGGAGCGACTTGATGTACGCGACGAGCTTCCATACCTGGTCGTCCGGGATCTTCGTTCCCCAGGAGGGCATCCCGTGCGCCCGTCCCTCGGCGATGTCGCTGAAGATGTTCGCCTCGGCGCTCCCGTAGATCCAGCGCTCGTCGCGAAGGCTCGGGCCCATGCCGCCGCCGGCGTGAGTGCCGTGGCAACCGGAGCAGTTGTAGCGGTCGAAGAGATGGCGCCCCTCCATCGTCGCGGCCGCGTCGCCGGCGTAGGGATTCTGAGGGCCCGAGCCGGCGACCGCCGGGCCCGGAACGGGGCCGATCGGCATCCAGATCGCGGGAACCGCCCCGGCCGACGCCGTCTGGTCGTGGCGGGCGCGGCACGACGCGCCCCACAGGAGGAAGGCTGCCGCAACGGCCGCCAGGCCCAGGGCTCTTCGTCTCATTTCACATCCCCCCGCGTCCGCTCATTCGACGAGCGGCACGCCGAACTTTTCGAGCAGACGCCGAATGTCCTCCCGCCGCCGCTCGATCACGCCGTCGACCGTGTCTCTCAGCGGGTCGCCCCGGCGCACCGCCATCGAGATGTCGAAGACGTACGGGCGGAACGGCAGGTCGATCGCCGGAGAGACCGGAACGACGTCGAGAGGCACCGGCGACCGCTGCGCGAAATAGCCGGCGAGCGGACCCCAGGCGACCGCGACGTCGACGTCGCCGCGGGACACCGCGTCGATCAGCGCCGCGGGAGGATTCGGCTTGGAGTAGTCGCCGAGCAGAGAATAGCTCACGACGTTCTCCACGATCCCGCGCTGCGCGAGAGCGAGGCCGGGCGGCATGCCCGAGTCCGCTCCGCCGATGACGTGGATCCCCACGCGCAAATGCGCGAGGCGCGGGTCGTCGAAGGAGCGAATGCGCAGACGCCGGTCGCCGCGCGACACGAAGACGTACGTCGAGCGGTAGTACGGCTCGGTCGTCGACGCGAGCTCGTACGCCGACGGGACGCCCATCACGAGGTCGCAACGCCCGCTCTTCAACGTCTGCCGCGCGAAACCGCGGCGCTGCGGCCACCAGAAATACTCGAGCGGGCGTCCGAGGTCGCGCGCGACGAGCTCGGCGAGCGCGTTCTCGAATCCTTCGCGCCGGTCGTTGGAGAACGGCAGGTTGTTCGGGTCCGCGCACACGCGCAGCGGCGGCGCCGGCGCGGCCGGCGGCGCGGGAGCGGCGGCGGCGGCCGAAACGGCGGCGAGAAGGAGCGCGCCCGCGAGCTCAGAAACCGAAGACATAGACGATGTCTCCCGGGCCGCTGTAGTTCTTGATCTCCTTCATGGCGCCGACGACGCCGAGGCCGGCGTACGGGTCGTCGGTCGACATGTCCGGAAACGCGACCGCGCCCATCCAGCCGCCGATCCCGGAGTAGACGGCGACGTACTGCCTGCCGTCGGGACCGAGATACGTCATCGGGTTGCCGACGATCCCGGAGCCCACCTTGAACTTCCAGAGCTCTTTCCCGTTCCTCGCGTCGAGCGCCTTGAACCAGCCGTCCATCGTCCCGTAGAACACGACGTCGCCGCCGGTCGCGAGCACGCCGCTGTAGACGGGGAACTTCTGCTCCTTCGCGCTCCAGGCCTTCTTCGCGTGCGCGACGTCCCACGCGACGAGCTCCCCCTGGTAGCCGCCGGGCCCCGGGTACATCTTCACGTTCGCGCCGAGATAGGGCGTTCCCGCGATGTAGTTCGCCTGCACACCCTCGTAGTCCATGCACGTGTTGTGCGCCGGGATGTAGAGGAGTCCCGTCCGCGGCGAGAACGCCGACGGGATCACGTCCTTCGCCCCGGTCGACGAAGGGCAGATGTCGCGCGTGACGACCCCCTCGTGACTGCGCTTGGAGGGGTCCTCGATGGGAAGACCCGTCTTCAGGTCGTAACCCTTCGCCCAGTTCGTCGGCTCGTAGCTCTCGGCCGAGAGCACCTCGCCCGTCTCCCGGTCGAGGACGAAGACGAACCCGGTGCGCCCGGGGTGGATCAGGAGCTTGCGCGCCTTCCCCGCGAAAGGCATGTCGACGAGGATGTTCTCCATGATCTCGTCGTAGTCCCACGCGTCGTGCGGCACGACCTGGTAGGCCCAGCGCGCCTTCCCGGTGTCGGCGTCGCGCGCGAAGATCGAGCAGGACCATTTGTTGTCGCCGGGGCGCAGATCCGGGTTCCAGACGCCGGGATTCGCCGTGCCGTAGAAGATCAGGTTCGTCTCCGGATCGTAGGAGATCCATCCCCAGACCGTCCCGCCGCCGAGCTTCCACTGGTCCGGCGTCCACGACCGGACGCCGAGATCGGCGCCCTGGTCCTTCTTGTAGAACGGCTTGAACTCGGGTCCGATCAGGACGTCCTTGTCGGGCCCCGAATTGTAGGCGCGCCAGACGATCTTTCCCGTCTTCACGTCGAGCGCCATGATGTCGCCGCGCACGCCGAGCTCGGCGCCGCTGTCGCCGACGATCACCTTGTCCTTGACGACGAGCGGCGCCATCGTGACCGTCTCGCCCAGGTTGATGTCGCCGACCTGCGTCTTCCAGACCTCCTTGCCGGTCGCCGCGTCGACGGCGACGGTGTGGTCGTCGAGCGTGTTGAAGACGATCTTCCCGTCGGCCCAGGACGCGCCCCGGTTGACGACGTCGCAGCAGGCGATCCCGACCGATTTCGGGTCCGGGTTGGGCTGGTAGATCCATTTCAACCCGCCGCCGGGCTTCGTGAGGTCGACGGCGATCAGGTTGTTCGGGAACGGCGTGACGACGTACATGGTGTCGCCGACGACGAGCGGCTGTCCCTCGTGCCCGTGCGGGATCCCGGTCGAGAGCGTCGTGTAGACCTTCAAGTTCTTCACGTTGTCGGCCGTGATCTGGGAAAGCGGCGAGAACCGCGTGTTCGCGAAGTCTCCGGCCGGCAGGGTCCAGTCGCCGTCGGGAACCGGACCGATGAGATGGATGCCCGGGAGGGTCCCGGCGATCGAGGAGGGCGCGGCCCAGCGCGGAGGCGCTCCCGCCTTCGCCGCCGCTCCGGCGAGCGCGGGAA
This genomic interval from Thermoanaerobaculia bacterium contains the following:
- a CDS encoding c-type cytochrome, translated to MRRRALGLAAVAAAFLLWGASCRARHDQTASAGAVPAIWMPIGPVPGPAVAGSGPQNPYAGDAAATMEGRHLFDRYNCSGCHGTHAGGGMGPSLRDERWIYGSAEANIFSDIAEGRAHGMPSWGTKIPDDQVWKLVAYIKSLRTPNEPDPPR
- a CDS encoding quinoprotein dehydrogenase-associated putative ABC transporter substrate-binding protein codes for the protein MSSVSELAGALLLAAVSAAAAAPAPPAAPAPPLRVCADPNNLPFSNDRREGFENALAELVARDLGRPLEYFWWPQRRGFARQTLKSGRCDLVMGVPSAYELASTTEPYYRSTYVFVSRGDRRLRIRSFDDPRLAHLRVGIHVIGGADSGMPPGLALAQRGIVENVVSYSLLGDYSKPNPPAALIDAVSRGDVDVAVAWGPLAGYFAQRSPVPLDVVPVSPAIDLPFRPYVFDISMAVRRGDPLRDTVDGVIERRREDIRRLLEKFGVPLVE
- a CDS encoding methanol/ethanol family PQQ-dependent dehydrogenase, which encodes MTRSTGRVFVVLTFVPALAGAAAKAGAPPRWAAPSSIAGTLPGIHLIGPVPDGDWTLPAGDFANTRFSPLSQITADNVKNLKVYTTLSTGIPHGHEGQPLVVGDTMYVVTPFPNNLIAVDLTKPGGGLKWIYQPNPDPKSVGIACCDVVNRGASWADGKIVFNTLDDHTVAVDAATGKEVWKTQVGDINLGETVTMAPLVVKDKVIVGDSGAELGVRGDIMALDVKTGKIVWRAYNSGPDKDVLIGPEFKPFYKKDQGADLGVRSWTPDQWKLGGGTVWGWISYDPETNLIFYGTANPGVWNPDLRPGDNKWSCSIFARDADTGKARWAYQVVPHDAWDYDEIMENILVDMPFAGKARKLLIHPGRTGFVFVLDRETGEVLSAESYEPTNWAKGYDLKTGLPIEDPSKRSHEGVVTRDICPSSTGAKDVIPSAFSPRTGLLYIPAHNTCMDYEGVQANYIAGTPYLGANVKMYPGPGGYQGELVAWDVAHAKKAWSAKEQKFPVYSGVLATGGDVVFYGTMDGWFKALDARNGKELWKFKVGSGIVGNPMTYLGPDGRQYVAVYSGIGGWMGAVAFPDMSTDDPYAGLGVVGAMKEIKNYSGPGDIVYVFGF